CATGCTCACATTCGTCTCTTTCGCGACCAGATTGAATTTCTCATCCGGGAAAAGCGGAGTAAGGAATTTGAACGGAACCCTGTCACGCACCCATTCCGGATCTCGCCCATTGATGGTATCCACCTTTACCAGCGGGAAGAATTTATCACCTTCACGTGGTGGGCGAACATAGCCTTTTACGGTATCGCCGAGTTTCAGTCCGAACTGTTTCACTTGTTGCTGACCAACGTAAACATCATCCGGTGAGGCCAAGTAATTATAGTCACTGCTGCGCAGGAAACCATAACCGTCGGGCATCATTTCCAACACACCTTCGGTCTCTACGAAAGCATCGAAATTGAATTGCTCGCGTTGTGGGCGTTGCTCGTTGCGCTGGTCAGTCCTAGGTTCGTTGCGTTGGTCTGTCCTAGGTTCGTTGCGCTGATCGGTCCTAGGCTCGTTGCGCCCTTCCGAGCGTTGATTGCGATCGTTGCGTTGGCCATCATGATCATTCCTGTTGTCATTTGATCCGCGGTCCCGGTTCTCATTTCGGTTACGGTCATTTGGTCCACGTTGCTCCTGTTCGCTGCGAGGAGATTGTTCACCCTGGTTCCGTCGGTCACGGCGATCCGGCCGATCATTTCGATCACCGTGTTCATTCTGGCGTTGCTGCGGGTCCTCGTTCTTGGGACTCTCACGGTCCTCATTCCGGCTACGGTCATTGCGAGGTTGTTCTCGTCGATCGCTATCCGTTCGCTCGCGTGGTGCTCTTTTCCTATCAGCAGCGCCATCATCTTTCGGATTCACCCGATCACTAACTTTCTCACCAGTATCACGCGCGTTTTCAGTTTGGTCGTCATCATTATCATCCCCATCTTCATCATCTTCATCATCCTGATCGTCATCATCGTCATCGTCCTCTTCTTCTCCCATTTTCAATGGTAGCTCTTGCTCGGGATCTTCTTCAGTCTCCTCTTCATCAGCAGTGGCCAATGCAAGGATCGCTGTATCATCTTCAACGAATTTCGGCCCCTTTGGCTTCGCTGGTTTAGCATCGCGCGCTTCTTCTTCAAGGATCGTGGTGATCAGATCCTGTTTACGCAACGTATCTGCTTTTTTAAGATTGAGCTTTTTTGCGATCTCTTTTAGCTCGGAGAGTTTCATTGCGCTCAACGCGTTCTGGTCGTACATGGACGAATAAATGGTAAAGTGTTCGTGGGTCACCCGGGTTCGGGTCCAAAGAAAAGCCTGATAGGC
This genomic window from Flavobacteriales bacterium contains:
- the rho gene encoding transcription termination factor Rho, translating into MYDQNALSAMKLSELKEIAKKLNLKKADTLRKQDLITTILEEEARDAKPAKPKGPKFVEDDTAILALATADEEETEEDPEQELPLKMGEEEDDDDDDDQDDEDDEDGDDNDDDQTENARDTGEKVSDRVNPKDDGAADRKRAPRERTDSDRREQPRNDRSRNEDRESPKNEDPQQRQNEHGDRNDRPDRRDRRNQGEQSPRSEQEQRGPNDRNRNENRDRGSNDNRNDHDGQRNDRNQRSEGRNEPRTDQRNEPRTDQRNEPRTDQRNEQRPQREQFNFDAFVETEGVLEMMPDGYGFLRSSDYNYLASPDDVYVGQQQVKQFGLKLGDTVKGYVRPPREGDKFFPLVKVDTINGRDPEWVRDRVPFKFLTPLFPDEKFNLVAKETNVSMRVLDLFAPIGKGQRGLIVAQPKTGKTVLLKDVANAIASNHPEVYLIVLLIDERPEEVTDMARSVNAEVIASTFDEPASRHVQVAGIVLEKAKALVECGHDVVILLDSITRLARAYNTVQPASGKILSGGVDANALQKPKRFFGAARKIENGGSLTILATALVETGSKMDEVIFEEFKGTGNMELQLDRKISNRRIFPAIDIMASGTRRDDLLHHKDVLQRTWILRKHLADMNSVEAMEFVKKHMEGTKSNEEFLVSMNG